From the genome of Vulpes lagopus strain Blue_001 chromosome 2, ASM1834538v1, whole genome shotgun sequence, one region includes:
- the PEG3 gene encoding paternally-expressed gene 3 protein isoform X1, with product MLPPKYLSATKPKKSWVPDVYELDSDLTKEPDATIREGATDPEFFHQRFRNFLYVEFVGPRKTLFKLRNLCLDWLQPETRTKEEIIELLVLEQYLTILPEKIKPWVRAKKPENCEKLVTLLENYKGMYEPGDDNNSDIHSEDSMSRKGAESPPPRSASSFCSDRDREWDQDWDRDRKRDWELDWDRESERRGRSRDLESRDRWPYTRNPRSRLPQRDLSLPLMEKTSFATERERKRRDSVMDYESRSQDAVSYQDVVNLTEDRKPQNPIQDNMENYRKLLSLGVQLAEDDGHSHMTQGHSSRSKRGAYPSTSRGLKTTPETKKLAHRRGICEDESSHGVIMEKFIKDVSRNSKSGRARESNDRSQRFPRRPENDWKGVSFNKRESVIQERGYEGNAFGGGFNMNSSLVSKKRVLERKRRYQFDTDGKGSVHEQKGYARKRPFECSEMRKAMSMSSLSAPSFTESHPFDFGAMPYVCDECGRSFSVISEFVEHQIMHTRENLYEYGESFIHSVAVSEVQKSQAGGKRFECKECGETFSKSTALAEHRKIHAREHLAECNDEEYEEPFMPSPTFSELQKIYGKDKFYECKVCKETFLHSSALIDHQKTHGRDDKDNERGEGFKPSLNELQKMYGKEKMYECKVCGETFHHSSSLKEHQKIHTRGNIFENKGKVCEETFIPGQSLKRHQKSYSKEKLYDFKDGGDAFRQSSDLSEHQKIHSRKNLYEGRGYEKSVIHSVPFTESQKSHTITRPPENEEDEKAFTISSNPDDNQKIPTKENACERKPYERSVIHSLAFAKAQKSCHSAVGPSKPQVIAESATQTSGVIEHQKVHAGDNSEGKKYERSVIHTLAAFKPPKNCSGNEVVQCDEKGESSTYLSNLCDKQQKTPARETPYEGAKSNNHKDSVIQSVSRIEPQKSLPSQGSSESSIPSSNVREHQKARAKKKNIEHRNYETSVIHSLRFGEPQTFRPREKFYECPECGESFVRISDLTEHQKIHDRKKPSGSKNYERSVIRSLASTDPQTSYAEQQAQTSYAEHSNSRQMRYPEQPAQTSYTKQPAQASYTKQPAQASYAKQPAQASYSAHPVHLSYSEHPVRMSYTEQPARMSYTQQPAQMSYTEEQAQTSFAEQQVHNKCKECGECFATIEELGAHQKIYAREEFHGRKLFGNSVIQGVGLDGPRLVESRPEEPRQEEPDEQEEPDEQDEPEDTIYGCKDCGLGFAHRADLKDHQKVHGREYLIDSREYTHSVIHTHSVSEYQKDYIGEQLYECPACGESFVHSSFLFEHQKIHEQDQFYGHRRYDEPFVQPLVINPRRPRAPQKNPPAGTSLQCHVCGQDFIHGSVLSEHMRIHTGEDLPEQGQSSEDTVSPGLALTEFQRSQTEEKHYECKTCGESFLSQADLREHMRIHEKDEPYDYGASFVHTSFLTEPPKRDSPFYECKDCGKSFIHNTVLNKHQKLHLEEEEEEGAQEVEANVLVPREVLRIQGSNVEAAEPEVEAAEPEVEAAEPNVEAAEPNGEAEGPDGEAAEPNGEAEQPNGEAEQPNGDADEPDGAGIEDPEERAEEPEGKAEEPEGDADEPDGAGIEDPEEEGEDQEIQVEEPYYDCRECGETFTSNSAYGEHLKTHARVIIFEPGNVYGESSRYTEHASTSTSDNDRADDKYFKCDVCGQLFSDRLSLARHQNTHTG from the exons atgcTGCCTCCAAAGTACTTGTCTGCCACCAAACCCAAGAAGTCTTGGGTTCCAGATGTGTATGAGCTAGACAGTGACTTGACTAAGGAGCCGGATGCCACCATAAGAGAAGGTGCAACTGACCCTGAATTCTTTCATCAGAGGTTTCGGAATTTCCTCTACGTGGAATTTGTTGGGCCTCGGAAGACGCTGTTCAAACTCAGAAACCTCTGCCTCGATTGGTTGCAGCCGGAGACTCGCACTAAGGAGGAGATTATTGAGCTCTTGGTCCTTGAGCAATACCTGACCATCCTTCCAGAAAAGATCAAGCCTTGGGTGCGGGCAAAAAAGCCAGAGAACTGTGAGAAGCTAGTTACTCTGCTGGAAAATTACAAGGGGATGTATGAGCCAGGAG ACGACAACAACAGTGACATCCACAGTGAAGACAGCATGAGCCGAAAGGGAGCAGAGTCCCCACCACCACGCTCCGCCTCTTCTTTCTGCA GTGACCGAGACCGGGAATGGGACCAGGACTGGGACCGAGATCGGAAACGGGACTGGGAGCTAGACTGGGACCGGGAGAGTGAgcggagaggcagaagcagagacctGGAGTCTCGAGACCGCTGGCCATATACCAGGAATCCCAGAAGCA GACTTCCTCAACGGgatctttcccttcctctgatGGAGAAAACAAGTTTTGCGACGGAAAGAGAGCGCAAACGTAGGGACTCTGTGATGGATTATGAGTCAAGATCCCAG GATGCAGTGTCATACCAGGACGTTGTGAACCTGACTGAGGACAGGAAGCCTCAGAACCCGATTCAGGACAACATGGAGAACTATAGGAAGCTGCTCTCTCTTG GGGTTCAGCTTGCCGAGGACGATGGCCACTCGCACATGACACAAGGCCATTCATCGAGATCAAAGAGAGGCGCCTACCCGAGCACCAGTCGAG GGCTGAAAACCACACCTGAAACCAAAAAGTTGGCCCATCGGCGGGGGATTTGTGAAGATGAATCTTCGCACGGGGTGATAATGGAAAAATTCATCAAGGATGTTTCACGTAACTCCAAATCGGGAAGGGCCCGAGAATCTAATGATCGGTCACAGAGGTTCCCCAGAAGGCCAGAAAATGACTGGAAAGGAGTTTCATTCAACAAGAGAGAGTCAGTGATTCAGGAGAGGGGCTATGAAGGGAATGCCTTTGGGGGAGGCTTTAATATGAATTCGAGTCTCGTTTCCAAAAAGAGAGTTCTTGAAAGGAAAAGGCGCTATCAGTTTGACACAGATGGGAAGGGTTCAGTTCATGAGCAGAAAGGCTATGCACGGAAGAGACCTTTTGAATGTAGTGAAATGAGAAAAGCCATGAGTATGAGCAGCCTTAGTGCACCCTCCTTTACTGAGTCGCACCCATTTGATTTTGGGGCAATGCCCTATGTCTGTGATGAGTGTGGGAGGTCTTTCAGTGTGATTTCAGAATTTGTCGAACATCAGATCATGCATACTAGAGAGAACCTCTATGAGTACGGTGAATCGTTTATTCATAGTGTGGCTGTCAGTGAGGTTCAGAAAAGTCAGGCTGGGGGGAAACGCTTTGAATGTAAGGAGTGTGGGGAAACCTTCAGTAAGAGTACCGCTCTTGCTGAACATCGGAAAATTCATGCTAGAGAGCATCTTGCAGAATGTAACGATGAGGAGTATGAGGAGCCCTTCATGCCTAGCCCAACCTTTAGTGAGCTtcagaaaatatatggaaaagatAAATTCTATGAATGTAAGGTGTGTAAGGAAACCTTCCTTCATAGTTCTGCCCTGATTGACCACCAGAAAACACATGGTAGAGATGACAAAGATAATGAGCGTGGGGAAGGCTTTAAACCCAGCCTTAATGAGCTTCAGAAAATGTATGGTAAAGAGAAAATGTATGAATGTAAGGTGTGCGGGGAGACTTTCCATCACAGCTCATCCCTGAAAGAACATCAGAAGATCCATACTAGaggaaacatatttgaaaataaaggtaaAGTGTGCGAGGAGACCTTTATTCCTGGTCAGTCCCTTAAAAGGCATCAGAAATCTTACTCAAAAGAGAAGCTCTATGATTTTAAGGATGGTGGGGATGCCTTTCGGCAAAGCTCAGACCTCAGTGAGCATCAGAAAATTCATTCTCGAAAGAACCTATATGAAGGCAGGGGGTACGAGAAGTCTGTCATTCATAGCGTGCCATTCACTGAATCTCAGAAGAGTCATACCATAACAAGACCACCTGAAAATGAGGAGGATGAGAAGGCGTTCACCATTAGCTCTAACCCTGATGACAATCAGAAGATTCCCACTAAAGAAAATGCCTGTGAGAGGAAACCATACGAGAGGTCTGTTATTCATAGCTTAGCCTTTGCTAAAGCTCAGAAAAGTTGTCACAGTGCAGTGGGGCCCAGTAAACCACAAGTAATTGCAGAATCTGCCACTCAGACCTCAGGTGTTATTGAACATCAGAAAGTCCATGCTGGAGATAattctgaaggaaagaaatatgagAGATCTGTTATCCATACCTTAGCTGCTTTCAAACCTCCCAAAAATTGCAGTGGAAACGAAGTCGTTCAATGTGATGAGAAGGGAGAATCCTCCACTTACCTCTCAAATCTCTGTGATAAGCAACAGAAAACTCCTGCCAGAGAGACCCCTTATGAAGGGGCTAAGAGTAACAACCACAAGGACTCTGTCATACAAAGTGTATCCCGTATCGAACCTCAGAAAAGTCTTCCCAGTCAGGGGTCCAGTGAATCCTCTATTCCCAGCTCAAATGTCCGAGAACATCAGAAGGCTCgtgctaagaaaaaaaacatcGAGCATAGGAACTATGAGACCTCTGTAATTCACTCCCTACGTTTTGGTGAACCTCAAACATTTCGCCCTAGAGAGAAATTCTATGAATGTCCAGAGTGTGGAGAATCCTTTGTTCGTATCTCCGACCTCACTGAGCATCAAAAGATTCACGATAGAAAGAAGCCCTCTGGAAGCAAAAACTATGAACGATCTGTAATTCGCAGCTTAGCCTCTACTGACCCTCAAACAAGTTACGCTGAACAGCAAGCACAGACAAGTTATGCTGAACACTCAAACTCAAGGCAGATGAGGTACCCCGAACAACCAGCACAAACAAGTTACACTAAGCAACCAGCACAGGCCAGTTACACTAAACAGCCAGCACAGGCCAGTTATGCCAAACAACCAGCACAGGCAAGTTACAGTGCACACCCAGTGCATTTGAGTTACTCTGAACACCCAGTGCGGATGAGTTATACTGAACAACCAGCACGGATGAGTTACACACAGCAGCCAGCACAGATGAGTTACACTGAAGAGCAAGCACAGACGAGTTTTGCTGAACAGCAAGTACACAACAAATGTAAGGAGTGTGGGGAATGCTTTGCCACCATTGAAGAGCTTGGTGCACATCAGAAAATCTATGCCCGAGAGGAATTTCATGGTCGGAAGCTCTTTGGAAACTCTGTTATTCAGGGCGTAGGCCTTGATGGGCCTCGGCTGGTAGAGTCTCGGCCTGAAGAGCCTCGGCAGGAAGAGCCAGATGAACAGGAAGAGCCAGATGAACAGGATGAGCCTGAAGACACAATCTATGGATGTAAGGACTGTGGGCTAGGCTTTGCACATCGCGCAGACCTTAAGGATCATCAGAAAGTACATGGCAGAGAGTATCTCATCGATAGTCGTGAGTACACACATTCTGTGATCCATACCCATTCTGTCAGTGAATATCAGAAAGATTATATCGGAGAGCAGCTCTATGAATGCCCTGCATGTGGGGAATCTTTTGTtcatagctcattcctttttgaGCATCAGAAAATCCATGAGCAAGATCAATTTTATGGCCATAGAAGGTATGATGAGCCTTTTGTGCAACCCTTGGTCATTAACCCACGGAGGCCTCGTGCCCCACAGAAGAATCCTCCTGCAGGAACATCTCTTCAATGCCATGTGTGTGGACAAGACTTCATTCATGGCTCTGTCCTTAGTGAACATatgagaattcatactggagaggaTTTACCAGAGCAGGGCCAGAGTAGTGAAGATACAGTCAGTCCAGGCCTAGCCCTCACTGAATTTCAGAGAAGCCAAACCGAAGAGAAACACTATGAGTGTAAAACATGTGGAGAATCTTTCCTCAGTCAGGCAGACCTTAGGGAGCACATGAGAATTCATGAGAAGGATGAGCCCTATGATTATGGGGCCTCCTTTGTTCACACCTCATTTCTTACTGAGCCTCCCAAAAGAGATTCACCATTTTATGAATGCAAGGACTGTGGGAAGTCCTTTATTCATAACACAGTTCTCAATAAACATCAGAAGCTTCAtcttgaagaagaggaagaagaaggagccCAAGAGGTGGAAGCCAATGTCCTTGTTCCACGAGAAGTTTTACGAATCCAGGGATCAAATGTAGAAGCTGCTGAGCCAGAAGTAGAGGCTGCTGAACCAGAAGTGGAGGCTGCTGAGCCTAATGTGGAGGCTGCTGAGCCCAATGGAGAGGCTGAAGGGCCAGATGGGGAGGCTGCGGAGCCAAATGGAGAGGCCGAACAGCCCAATGGAGAGGCTGAACAGCCCAATGGAGATGCTGATGAACCAGATGGTGCAGGGATCGAAGACCCAGAAGAAAGAGCTGAAGAGCCAGAGGGAAAGGCTGAAGAGCCAGAGGGAGATGCTGATGAGCCAGATGGGGCAGGGATCGAAGACCCAGAAGAAGAAGGTGAAGATCAAGAGATTCAGGTTGAAGAACCATACTATGACTGTAGGGAATGTGGAGAAACCTTCACTTCCAACTCAGCCTATGGTGAGCACCTGAAAACCCATGCCAGGGTGATAATATTTGAGCCTGGAAATGTCTATGGGGAAAGCTCACGCTACACTGAACATGCCAGCACCAGCACTAGTGACAATGATAGGGCAGATGACAAGTACTTCAAATGTGATGTCTGTGGGCAGCTTTTCAGTGATCGCCTGTCCCTTGCTAGACACCAGAATACTCATACTGGCTGA